The following proteins come from a genomic window of Paenibacillus spongiae:
- a CDS encoding NAD(P)-dependent oxidoreductase encodes MKIGIIGASGKAGSLILKEAAARGHELTAIVRNAAKLDASGAAVVEKDIFDLTSQDLDAFDVIVNAFGAAPGQEHLHVEAGRSLIAALQEAPNTRLIVVGGAGSLYVDEAKTTRLVDTPEFPDLYKATATNQGKNLEDLRNSTGIKWTFVSPAAFFNPEGKRTGAYQTGKDNLIVNAKGESHVSYADYAIAIVDEIEQPKHINERFTLVSESE; translated from the coding sequence TGAAAATCGGAATTATAGGAGCAAGCGGTAAAGCGGGTTCTCTTATTCTTAAGGAAGCGGCGGCCAGAGGCCATGAGTTGACGGCTATCGTGCGGAATGCGGCGAAGCTGGACGCATCGGGCGCAGCGGTCGTGGAGAAAGATATTTTCGATCTGACCTCGCAGGATCTGGATGCCTTCGATGTCATCGTGAATGCGTTCGGGGCGGCTCCCGGTCAGGAGCATCTGCATGTCGAAGCGGGACGGTCGCTAATCGCGGCTCTTCAGGAAGCGCCGAATACCCGGCTGATTGTAGTTGGCGGCGCGGGCAGCCTGTACGTGGATGAAGCGAAGACGACGCGTCTCGTCGACACGCCGGAATTTCCCGATCTATACAAGGCGACGGCAACCAACCAAGGCAAGAACCTGGAAGATCTGCGCAATTCGACGGGCATCAAGTGGACGTTCGTAAGTCCGGCCGCCTTCTTCAATCCGGAGGGGAAACGCACGGGCGCCTACCAAACGGGTAAAGATAATCTGATCGTCAACGCCAAAGGGGAAAGCCACGTCAGCTACGCTGACTACGCCATTGCAATCGTCGACGAAATCGAGCAGCCGAAGCATATCAACGAGCGGTTCACCCTTGTATCCGAGTCCGAATAA